A window of Salvia splendens isolate huo1 unplaced genomic scaffold, SspV2 ctg320, whole genome shotgun sequence genomic DNA:
tatttattttccacaaatactTACATAATGATCTCGTTTAATGACGAAGGCGAAGTTGGCGGCGGATGTATTCAGTTTAATTCATTAAATGTTCATTTCATCGCCATCTCGTTAAGTCTAGTCaacttagtattttttttcctcatAAAAAGATGACGGCAATTGAGCATCAGTATTATGTATGCAAATTGccaaattcattaaaaaaaatcttcatataacaaaaaaaaatcctcAAATTATATCTTCTTCTAATTAATTTCAAATCaattcaaacaaattaaaataatgttcAGTTTCTCTGCAGCTTTATCTTCTATTCAATATTTCTGGTTTCATCAAAATCAGCCATGACTATTTTTATGCAAATTGGTAAGTTCAAATAGACCATCTAGGGTTATAAGAATTTTAATGCCTAATTGATAAagtatgacaaaaaataataaaaaagtaattgaaattGTGCGGTGGatagataaattaaaaaagaaagagaaaaaagttgttATAAATGGATATGAACTATTTGTACGAGACATCTAAAAAGAATATGATATGTTTGTGTGTgaacaatgttttaaaaaccggaccggtaaGCGAACCGGTGAAGCTACTGGTTCATGGTTCAACCAGTCGGACAGGTTTAATCACTGGTCGAACCGTTTTATTGTTACAAATATgtataattcaatttataatgtaaaatataGTGTCCAATATAATGTAAAATATAGTGTCCAATATAATATGatcaatttataataaataatgtataacaTTGTTTAATGTTCTTATTTTTCCATGAGGGGCTTGTGGTGGAGTGGTTAAGCTCTTGTTAATTGAAgtggaggtcatgagttcaagCCATTCCAACAACaagttttaaaaattttgaacacaaaaagcaaaaaccggtttccggtcAGACCGGTCCAACCAGTCGGTTCAAACGGTTCTCGGTGGCTCAACCTCACACTGGTCTAAATAGGTAAACCGGATCGGACTACCTATCGGTTCgtggtcgaaccggccggtccggtccggtttttaaaacacttTGTGTGAAGGAATGCAGGAATTCATTTGGAATTACGAATTAGGATTGTAAGATTAAAGTTACGACGATGACGATAAATGTGATATCAAGAATCCAAGCAAATTGAAGAATTCAAATTCCATGAATGAGGAATAATAAATAGAGGAATGGAGATGCAGAGTGTAGTTATCTAGGCAAAGCCTAAAAAATTACTTTAGTCAACGGCTGCTCTCTTCGAAATTATATATACCGCCATTTCCTCTCATTATTCATCATCTTCACCAAAAACAAATAACTCCACACACACTGAGATCCTTTAATTCAATGGCAGTCAAGGTCTACATAGTGTatgtatctctctctctctcttcatctccaATCTCACTTTTCTCATATATatagtatgtatatatatatatattcatttgcAGAATCCTCTGTTTCTTGATACTTGTCTGATCTTTGATACACTTGCCAATTTTATCCAAATATGGTGATTCTTTGTGTCATGCATATATAAGTCATGGATCAGATGTGTTTTCACATACattgtaaaatcaaaacttgAAATCTTTGTCAAGATCTTATATTCCCATATTAAATAACTCTAGGTGTAGTATTTACCTATATATTGCTTGAACATTTTCtgattctccgatgtgggatggttTGAACCCCGACAGTTACTACTCCACATACGGGCACGTCGAGAGACTCGgggaagagatcaagaaaggaGCAGAATCAGTGGAAGGAGTAGAGGCCAAATTGTGGCAGGTTTGAAATCAAGAATTTCACAAACAAATAGCTTATTCATTCATTACATAATTTGAATGTTGTGTGACTGAAACAAGGTTGAAGAAACTCTTTCTTCTGAGATTCTTGCAAAGATGGGCGCCCCACCAAAGAGTGATGTCCCTGTGATCACCCCGGACCACCTCCCCGAAGCCGATGGCCTCATTTTTGGCTTCCCAACTCGATTCGGAATGATGGCTGCCCAATTCAAGGCCTTCTTCGATTCAACGGGAGGCTTGTGGAGGACTCAGGCGCTGGCCGGGAAGCCTGCAGGGATCTTCTACAGCACGggaagccaaggaagtggacAAGAAACCACAGCGTACGCGATAAATCAACACAACCTAATCCAATCAGTCCCTCTTCACTTGTACTAACACTCTTTGTTTTGCAGTTTGACAGCTATTACTCAGCTGACTCATCATGGTATGATTTTTGTCCCCATTGGCTACACATTTGGAGCTGGCATGTTTGAGATGGAGCAGGTCAAGGGAGGTAGCCCCTATGGCGCCGGGACCTTTGCTGGAGACGGCTCCAGACAGCCCTCCGAGATTGAGATGGCCCAAGCCTTCCACCAAGGGAAGATCATCGCCACTGTCGCGAAGAAGCTTAAACAATCTGCTTGATCTCCTCATCTCATCAACACTTGTTGTTCTTCATTATGTTGCTGTTTTGTTACACTATACTTCATATGTTGTCACATTATTACTCTTATGTTTGAAATCATCATAGACTAAtaaagtttgttttttttaagtaCATACAAGTATTATTATCACTAAACTTTTAACTGATAACAGAATTTACAGATCATGTTCCAAACTTGACAAAGAAGTCAAATAATATAATGAGGAATGATTACCTAAAACAGCTGAAGCATTAATCAAGGCAAGTAAGAGAAAAGCAAAGTGTGGCATGAAGCTTGTCTTCTTTAATCTCTGCTTCACAATGAAGCCTCAATGCTTTTACTTTTTATTAtgctttttccttttcttctctccTGATTTTAAAGTAAAACATGCCCTTAATCGAGATAAAAATCAATTCTTTTCAGCAGTAAACGTAAGCTTATCTTTGATGCTTCTTTGTATGGTATAATTCCTATCAATCCATTATATTTAAGTCCTTCACAAAAGAGATTAGCTAGAAAGCACATGCCACAGACACCATCAACAAAAATTTGGTACAATCTCAAAGTTACACCTTTTGAATGCATAAATTCAAAGCAAAGTCTCATTCACACACATCAAAGCTCTGAtccattttcttcttctaatTACATGATGTATAAAATGTTGTGCAACAAACATCAGAAGTACTAACTTTGTACTTGTGAAAgaacatcaattcctccactAGATTGGAATCAGCATATGGTTAGTTTACAATTTAATTTCAACTATCAAGAAAATTAAGCATAATTAAGTGTACTTTTTTATTGAGAGAGAGAGCTAGATACCATGAGAATATTTGatcaataaacaacaaatatagaATGAAACAGATGGGGTAATGTTCTATTCGGATAAAAAGAAATCAAAGTCGGATAATTTGACCTTGACTTATTTCATATATATTCTTGTTTTTCATCCATCACCTCCATGGATACATCATTTCTCCTTCTTTTTTTTGGTCAGTGAAGCTTCTTTTGTCTCAATGACTCAAATTGCTACATGACCCCTCACCACTGATCTGAAATctcaaaatattttatactaaataattcaaaatattaaaatatgaaattaaaattagtatAATGGCATTGTAGGTATAATCAGAGGCTGCCCCATCATCGCAATGGGTGTATGTTGGGATGCTATCTAACTCCCTTTACATGTAAATCCTCCACTaacaaatataacaaaattaaaaacaaactctCCATTAATAAAACAAAGAAGCAAGAACTGAAACTCTTAATGCATATTAATAATCTTCTCACAAACAAATTAACTACAAGTTTAGCAGTCCATTTTCCTACACCTCCTCTTGATCAATTGTACTTTATTACAATTATATGAAATGCTACATTGATTAGTTCTACATTCTTTCAAAGATGTGGCCCAGCATTGTCCCTTTCCCTCTTTACCTTTTTCTTGC
This region includes:
- the LOC121789735 gene encoding probable NAD(P)H dehydrogenase (quinone) FQR1-like 1; this encodes MAVKVYIVYYSTYGHVERLGEEIKKGAESVEGVEAKLWQVEETLSSEILAKMGAPPKSDVPVITPDHLPEADGLIFGFPTRFGMMAAQFKAFFDSTGGLWRTQALAGKPAGIFYSTGSQGSGQETTALTAITQLTHHGMIFVPIGYTFGAGMFEMEQVKGGSPYGAGTFAGDGSRQPSEIEMAQAFHQGKIIATVAKKLKQSA